The following coding sequences are from one Primulina eburnea isolate SZY01 chromosome 15, ASM2296580v1, whole genome shotgun sequence window:
- the LOC140814875 gene encoding probable protein disulfide-isomerase A6 — translation MARLWICLVSALILCLFALAFADDVVVLTEDNFEKEVGQDRGALVEFYAPWCGHCKKLAPEYENLGASFKKAKSVLIGKVDCDEHKSICSKYGVSGYPTIQWFPKGSLEPKKYEGERSAEALAEFVNSEGGTNVKIAKSPSSVVVLTPDNFDEIVLDEKKDVLVEFYAPWCGHCKNLAPTYEKVAKAFDLEENVVIANVEADNYKDIAEKYGVSGFPTLKFFPRNNKAGEDYGGGRDLDDFVNFINEKCGTSRNGKGQLTSKAGVVETLNSLVKEFISATDEDKKAVFNRIEVEAEKLTGSTARLSLWHHLIRKIYVKAAKSCLDKGADYAKNEVQRLERMLAKSINPAKVDEFTLKKNILSIFASDH, via the exons ATGGCGAGACTATGGATCTGCTTGGTATCCGCTTTGATACTGTGCCTGTTTGCTCTTGCGTTTGCCGACGATGTCGTCGTGTTGACCGAGGACAACTTCGAGAAAGAGGTTGGTCAAGATCGAGGAGCTCTCGTTGAGTTCTACGCCCCCTG GTGTGGACACTGTAAAAAGCTTGCTCCAGAGTATGAAAACCTTGGGGCAAGTTTCAAGAAGGCCAAATCAGTTTTAATTGGCAAG GTTGATTGTGATGAGCACAAAAGTATTTGCAGTAAATATGGGGTTTCTGGCTATCCCACCATCCAATGGTTTCCTAAGGGCTCTTTGGAGCCAAAAAA GTATGAAGGTGAACGTAGTGCAGAAGCCCTTGCTGAATTTGTTAACAGTGAAGGAG GGACAAATGTTAAGATTGCTAAAAGCCCTTCGAGTGTAGTGGTTCTGACTCCTGACAACTTTGATGAAATCGTACTCGATGAGAAAAAAGATGTCCTTGTGGAGTTTTATGCACCCTG GTGTGGCCATTGCAAGAACCTAGCTCCT ACTTACGAAAAGGTTGCAAAAGCATTCGACTTGGAAGAAAATGTTGTAATTGCCAATGTTGAGGCTGATAATTACAAAGATATTGCAGAGAA GTACGGTGTGAGTGGTTTTCCTACCCTGAAATTTTTCCCAAGGAACAACAAGGCTGGTGAAGATTATGGTGGTGGCAGAGATTTAGATGACTTTGTCAACTTCATCAATGAGAAGTGTGGAACTAGCCGAAATGGAAAGGGACAATTAACTTCTAAG GCCGGTGTTGTTGAGACCCTAAATAGCTTAGTGAAGGAATTTATAAGTGCAACAGATGAGGATAAAAAGGCAGTATTCAACCGGATAGAAGTGGAGGCTGAAAAACTTACGGGCTCTACTGCAAGGTTGTCTCTATGGCATCATCTT ATACGGAAGATATATGTGAAAGCTGCCAAGAGTTGCTTGGACAAAGGTGCCGATTACGCCAAAAACGAAGTTCAGCGACTAGAACGCATGCTAGCCAAG TCTATCAACCCAGCCAAGGTGGATGAGTTCACACTAAAGAAGAATATCCTGTCCATTTTTGCCTCGGACCATTGA